The region CCCCGATACAATAGGCAGGAGCTTCTAGAGGGACACCAGACCGCAATGAGTTGGTTTAAACGCGAAGATCACAAGATCGTCAACGACGAAACCAAGACCGTCCGCACGGAGGGCCTATGGACCAAGTGCGGCTCCTGCGGCACGCCGCTCTTCAAGCCGGACCTCGCCGCCAACCTGCAGGTCTGCCCCAAGTGCGGGTATCACTTCCGCTTCGACGCGCGCTCCCGCGTCGAAAACCTGCTGGAACCCGGCTACGAACTCGTCGACCTGGAACTGCGCTCCACCGATCCGCTGAACTTCACGGACCTCAAGCCCTACAAGCGCCGCCTCGCCGAAGCCCAGAAGAAGACCGGCCTCAACGACGCCATCGTCAACGCCATTGGTCAGCTTGGCCCGCACAACGTCGTCCTCTCCGTCATGGAGTACGCCTTCATCGGCGGCAGCATGGGCGCAGTCGTAGGCGAAACCATCGCCCGCGCTGTAGACCGCTCGCTCGCCACCCGCCACCCCCTCATCATCGTCTCGGCCTCCGGCGGCGCGCGCATGATGGAGGGCATCGCCTCCCTGATGCAGCTTGCCAAGATCTCCGCCGGCCTGGCCCGCATGGACGACGCCAAGATCCCCTACATCTCGCTGATGACCGACCCCACCACAGGAGGCGTCACCGCCAGCTTCGCCATGCTGGGCGATCTCAACATCGCCGAACCCGGCGCACTTATTGGCTTCGCCGGCCCCCGCGTGATCGAGCAGACCATCCGCCAGAAGCTCCCGGAAGGCTTCCAGCGCTCCGAGTTCCTCCTCGAGCACGGCTTCCTGGACGCCGTCATCGAGCGTAAGAACCTCAAGTCCTACCTGACGGACACCCTCTCCTGGATGACCAACCAGCCAGCCACAGAGAAAGCAGCCAAAGCGTAAAGCAGACAAGAAAGATAAGAACGGATCAAGACAGATAGGGCCCCGCAACTCCCAAAAAGAAACGTCTTTGCCGTATCCGTCTTCATCTGTTTTTTATCTCTTTTTTCCGCGTTACGCTTTCCCTTTTCCAGCCGGAGGTAGTCTAAGTCCTTATGACTGAACAGACGATTCTCGAAAAGCTCAAGGAAGGCGCCCGCCGCTTCCAGTCAGAGGTCCACGCAGGCAATGCCGCGGAGTACGAGCGTGCCGCCACCACCCCCCAGCAGCCCCACACCCTCGTCATCGCCTGCGCTGACTCCCGCGTAGACGTGGAATCCATCACCTCCTCAGGCCCCGGCGAGGTCTTCATCACCCGCAACATCGGCAACATGGTCCCCGCCTACGGAGAGATGCTGGGTGGCGTCAGCGCCGTGATCGAGTACGCCGTCTCCGCCCTCAAGGTCAAGCACATCGTCATCTGCGGCCACTCCGACTGCGGCGCCATGAAGGCCCTGCTCAGCCCGGACAGCACCGCCGCCATGCCCACTGTGCGTTCATGGCTCACCAACGGCCAGGCCGCTCTCAAGGTAGCGGATGCCCTGGATACCCCAGACGACAAACCCGGTCAGCGCCTCCGCAACCTCACCGAGCAGAACGTCCTCATGCAGATCAATCACCTCAAGACCCATCCCAGCGTGGCCGGCGCACTCGCACGCAATGAGATCAGCATCTCCGGCTGGGTCTATGACATCGGCTCCGGCGGCGTACGCGTCGCGGAAGACCCCAGCCGCGCGTTCATCCCGGTAAGCGCATCCACCGTCTAAAAGCTGAGAAGTTCAACGGGATCGAGGCCCTACTGAAGCTCTATCCGCCTTGATCCCGTTCTTATCCATAGTTATCCTCGTTACGCCTTGCTTTTGCCGGAGGCCGACCAGCCTGAGGAGCCGCCGATGATCGTCCCCAAAGCCGCCAACCTGCCCCGCATGATCCAGTACGTCGGCCTGCCTCTGTTGGCGCTGGTCGTCTGGGACGTCTGCATCGTCGTCGCCTACAAAGTTCTGCATTGGGAATGGGTCGGCTCCCGCAACGTACCGCTTGCGCTCTATGGCTCGGCCATCGGCATCATCGTCGGTTTCCGTAACAACTCTGCGTATGCTCGCTGGTGGGAGGCACGCGGACTCTGGGGACAGATCGTCAACAACTCTCGCAGCTTCGCGCGCCAGGTCTTCTCCACCCTCCGCCCGGACCACATTGAGTCCGAGCACGATGAGGACGAGCTACTCACCACCCGCCACACCCTCATCTACCACCAGATCGCCTACGTCCACGCCCTCCGCCAGCAACTGCGCGGGCTCGATCCCTTCCCGGAGATCCACGGCCTCATCCCTGAAGCCGAGTACCAGTCGCTCGCCCTGCAGAAGAACGTAGCCCTCGCCCTC is a window of Granulicella tundricola MP5ACTX9 DNA encoding:
- a CDS encoding carbonic anhydrase, whose translation is MTEQTILEKLKEGARRFQSEVHAGNAAEYERAATTPQQPHTLVIACADSRVDVESITSSGPGEVFITRNIGNMVPAYGEMLGGVSAVIEYAVSALKVKHIVICGHSDCGAMKALLSPDSTAAMPTVRSWLTNGQAALKVADALDTPDDKPGQRLRNLTEQNVLMQINHLKTHPSVAGALARNEISISGWVYDIGSGGVRVAEDPSRAFIPVSASTV
- a CDS encoding bestrophin family protein, which translates into the protein MLLPEADQPEEPPMIVPKAANLPRMIQYVGLPLLALVVWDVCIVVAYKVLHWEWVGSRNVPLALYGSAIGIIVGFRNNSAYARWWEARGLWGQIVNNSRSFARQVFSTLRPDHIESEHDEDELLTTRHTLIYHQIAYVHALRQQLRGLDPFPEIHGLIPEAEYQSLALQKNVALALQRNMGTIVRNARQRGWIDNLEWQAMDKNLDDLADAQGGTERIKNTPMPKQYDFFPMLFVQIYCILLPIGMVEQLGWFTPLGSTLVGFMFLTLDKIGRDLEDPFDNEIYDVPLTSITRTIEINLRQILGETELPPPVTPERGVLW
- the accD gene encoding acetyl-CoA carboxylase, carboxyltransferase subunit beta, with the translated sequence MSWFKREDHKIVNDETKTVRTEGLWTKCGSCGTPLFKPDLAANLQVCPKCGYHFRFDARSRVENLLEPGYELVDLELRSTDPLNFTDLKPYKRRLAEAQKKTGLNDAIVNAIGQLGPHNVVLSVMEYAFIGGSMGAVVGETIARAVDRSLATRHPLIIVSASGGARMMEGIASLMQLAKISAGLARMDDAKIPYISLMTDPTTGGVTASFAMLGDLNIAEPGALIGFAGPRVIEQTIRQKLPEGFQRSEFLLEHGFLDAVIERKNLKSYLTDTLSWMTNQPATEKAAKA